The Candidatus Defluviibacterium haderslevense DNA window ATTGTAGAATTGCGAAAATTAATATTAGGTGTTACCAATACATTTAAAAACGAACAAAAATCTTGGAGATTTATTAATAAGAAATTTGAATTTCAAGATAATAATAATCCTTGGATGAATAATGGTTGGGATGAAAAAATTCACATTGATAATTTGCAAGGTGAAATGAAAGAAAATGATTTTATAGCTGTTAAAATTGGTGACTTAAATGCTTCTGCAAAAACAAACTTAGCACTAGCTTCTCAAACCCGTACAGCTGGAAATATTTTCTTCGAATTGGAAAATAAAGACCTAGAAGCTGCTTCAGAAATTGCCATTCCGGTATATGGTAAATGGAATAATACCATTGTTGGATTTCAAATGAGTTGGACTTTTAATCAAAATCAAGTAGAGTTTATTAAAATTACTTCTGGAGCAATGACCATGAATGAATCCAATCTTGGATTGACAGATGTTCAAAAAGGAATGATACATATGAGTTGGAATTCAAATCAAGGAGTTACAACTAGTTCAGCACCTTTATTTTATATCGTTGTGAAATCTAAAATGGGAGCAGTGAATGCTAGCGAAGTATTTAATTTGTCTTCAGAATTTTTAGCTACTGAAGCTTATACTCAAGAATTGGATGTATTGAATATACAATTGCGAGAAAGAACCTCACATCAAAGTTTGGCTAAGTTTGAATTATATCAAAATACACCAAATCCATTCTCTGAGAAAACAAACATTGCGTTTCAATCTCCTGCTTCTGAGCGTGTTTTCTTGAAAATTCATGACATATCAGGAAAATTATTGTTGATCAAGCAAATTGATGCCCATTCAGGTTTGAATGTCATCGCATTAGATAAAAATGATTTTGCTAGTGGAAATGGTGTATTCTATTATACTTTAGAAACATCTTCATTAGTAAGTACCAAGAAGATGATCCTATCAAAATAATCATTGTTAATTAATCGGTTTAGCTAGGAAGTGCTTCATTATGAAGCACTTCCTTTTTTTTTTGTGTAATATTAAAATTTATTTACAATTTTGCTTTCCATTCCAAAAGCTTCATCAAGCATTCAACAGGAGACATGGTTTGTATGTCGATGTGTTTAAGTTGATCTAAAATCCAATGTTCTTGTTCACTTTGGGATGTGGTGGATTTGATTTCAAATGTTGTCAAGTTGGATTTTATATTTGCCTCAGAAGAACTTTGGGAACGTTGTGCCTCCAATTCAATTAAGATCATTTCTGCTCTTCGAATAATTTCTTCCGGCATGCCTGCCATTTTTGCCACATGAATTCCAAATGAATGCTCACTTCCACCCGGAATTAATTTTCGTAAAAAAATAACTTTCTTATTAATTTCTTGTGTTGCAACATGAAAGTTTTTTATTCTTGGATATAATGTAGATAATTCATTCAATTCATGATAGTGCGTTGCAAAAAGTGTTTTTGCTCTTTTGTTCTGATGTTGATGAATATATTCTGCAATGGACCAGGCAATAGATATTCCATCGTAAGTGCTTGTGCCTCTTCCGATTTCGTCAAGAAGAATCAATGATCTTTCAGATAAGTTATTCAATATTGAGGCTGTTTCATTCATTTCAACCATGAAGGTTGATTCGCCGGATGAAATATTGTCGCTAGCTCCTACACGAGTATATAATCTATCTATTAATCCAATGGAAGCTTTTGATACAGGAACAAAAGAACCTATTTGAGTCATGAGACAAATCACCGCAGTTTGTCTGAGGATGGCTGATTTCCCTGACATATTTGGACCGGTAATCATCAGTATCTGTTGTGTGTCTTGATCTAGATATAAATCATTGGGAATATAAAATTCTCCTTCGGGCAACTGTCGTTCGATAACAGGATGGCGCCCTTCAATAATTTCTATACTAAAACCATCATGAATTTCAGGCTTGTTGTAATTGTATTTTGTAGCAGTAATTGAGAAACTTAATAAACAATCCAAACTTGCAATGACATGTGCATTTTGTTGTAATGGAAGCATGTATTCTTGAAGGTCATTAACTAATTGGTTGAATAATTCTTCTTCTATGGTGAGGATTCGTTCTTCGGCTCCAAGTATTTTTGATTCTAATTTCTTTAATTCATCAGTCACATATCGTTCGCCAGTGGACATGGTTTGTTTGCGAACCCAGTGATCAGGAATTAATCCTTGATTTTTATATTTATTGGTGACCTCAAGGAAGTAACCAAATACTGAATTATATCCTATTTTTAAGTTCGTAATTCCTGTATTGATCACTTCTTGTTTTTGGATATCCAGTAATAAGTCTTTACTGTTTTTTAGGACATATCTTAACTCATCCAATTCTGAGTTCCACCCATCTTTAAAAATTCCACCTTTATTTATAGCATTAGGGGCTTCAGGCAATAATTGGGATTCAATTTTAGCGTATAAATCGGAACACAAATCTAATCTATCAGCCAATCCTTTCAATAAAGGATCGGTTTGGTGGTACAGAGTCGTTTTAATTGGATTGATACGACTTAAAGTATTTTGAATATGAATCAGCTCTCTTGGGTTGATTCTACGTAACGGAATTTTTGAAACCAATCGTTCCAGATCGCCAAATGATTTTAATTTTTCTTTTATTAAATCACTTAGGTCTTGATTTGAATTAATGGTGCTTACGGCATCCAGTCTTTGTTGGATTTTTTTAATATCCAACAAAGGCATAAGTATCCATTTTCTAAGTAATCTAGAACCCATAGCTGTGAACGTCTCATCCAAGACTTGGATTAATGATTTTCCTTCAAGGTGTAAAGGTTCAACCAATTCTAAATTTCTAATGGTAAACCGATCCATCCAAACAAAATCTTCATTGATCAGTCTACTAATTTGCGATAGATGTTTTGGATTGTGATTTTCAGTGGATTCGAGATAATGTAAAATGGCGCCAGCAGCAATTTGTCCAAATATTTGATTTTCAATTCCGAATCCTTTTAAATTGCTAACCTGAAAATGGTGTAGTAATTTTTTTGTAGTATATTCAGATGTAAATATCCAATCTTCCAAAGCATAGGCATAATATTGTTCTGAAAACAATTGATCAAATATCAATTTTTTGGACCGTGAATAAAGTATCTCTGATGGCTGAAAATTTTGGAGCAGTTTATTTATATACTCTTGTTGGCCTTCTGCAAGATAGAATTCCCCTGTTGAAATATCTACAAATGAAACACCTATATGATTCATGTCGCCAACAAAAACGGCTCCAAGAAAATTATTCCTTTTTTGGTCTAATAATTTATTGTCGAGGGTAACTCCTGGAGTTATTACATCTGTAATGCCTCTTTTTACAATTTTTTTACCTTTACTTGGTTTCTCAAGTTGCTCACAAATGGCAACTCGATATCCAGCTTTAACTAATTTAGGTAAATAGGCATCTAAAGCATGGAAAGGAAAACCTGCTAGTTCAATGGTTGAGCCACCATTATTTCGTTTTGTAAGCACTATTCCTAATACTTCGGAAGTGGTAATAGCATCACTCCCAAATGTTTCATAAAAATCACCCACTCTATATAGTAAAATAGCGTCGGGGTGTTTGGCCTTTAATGAATTGTATTGTTCCATTAAGGGCGTAACTGTAGTAGTCTCAAATAATAAATGTTGTTCAGACACAAGCTGGTTTTGCCACAAAGATATTAGCAGCTTCGTCGTATGAGTATATTTTATATTTGTTTTTTTAATTTTTGATTGGTACAAAACAAAGCTTTTAGTACATTTGAGTTCTAAATGATTACACAATGAATGTTAGTTCTGTATTTAAGTCATTGAGTTCGCAAGAGTTGCAACTTATTATAGATGCCTTTCCAGCCATAGCTGTACTGATTTCAGGTGCTGATGGAACAATTGATCTAACCGAAAAAGAATGGGCTGAAAAAATTGTCAAAATAAGAGCCTATGCGCATCATTTTGATCTAAAACCATTGTTTCAGCAGTTGGAACAGGATTTTAGAATGAAACTGGATGCACTTATTGCTTCTTTACCTAAAGAAACTGAAGCCCGGAACAAGGTTTTAAGCGGGGAATTAAGTAAATTAAATTACATACTTCCAAAGTTACCCATTTCAGTAGCATCTCAGTTATATAATAGTTACATATCTTATGCTGAACAAATAGCAAAATCATCAGGTGGATTCATGCGCATGATGTCAGTAAGTCAAGAGGAGAGTATTTGGATTGGCTTGCCTATGTTGGATCCGATTTTTTATGATGATAATGAAGAAGAGTAGTTGACCAATAGTTCAATTATATGAACTTGGCCTTTGATTTAAATTTGCTTACAATTTTGTTTTTATATTAATTCATTCGAATTGGCTTAATTGCATTGGTATAATTGCAAAATTATTGAGTTAGAATCTATAACTTCCTTATTATTAGAATTAGATTTGTCAACTAATTGAATGATGGTTAATGCTTGATTCCAATTAGCCAATCGGAATATGAATTAATGTAGAAGTGCCTTTATCGGCATCTGAACTTACTGAAATATCGCCCTTGAGATATTTGACCCTTGATTTAATATTTTCAAGTCCCATACCTTTTTTTATATTTAATTCATTATAGCCATGACCATCATCTTCAACAATGATTTCTAAGATATCATCAGAAAGGCTTAATTGGACGAGTATTTCTTGAGCGTTTGCGTGTTTAATAGAATTATTAATTAACTCCTGTATGATCCTATAAATTTGTAGAGCGGCTGAGGAATCTATGTTTTTTCCAAAGTCAAATCCATAATGTTGAAAGATAATTTCAGGACCTTTCTCTCGGTTGTTTCTATTCAGCAAGTCGCTCACGGCTTCGATTAATCCGAGCTCTTCCAATGCTCCTGGTTTTAGATCATGCGCTATATTTCTTACTTCACTACAAGCGATGTCAATGAGTTCATGAACCTTATTAAATTCATTGTTTTCACCATTGTATTTTGCATCTGATTCAAGTTTATCAAATCGGAGTTTGATGGTTGATAATAGGCCGCCAAGGCTGTCGTGCAGATCTTTTGCAATCCGTTCACGTTCATCTTCTTGACCTGTAATCATCGATTCCATGGTTTGCAGATGAAGCGTACTTTCAAGCTCTTTTATTTTTTGTTGGTTGATTTGTTCATTTTGTTTATGAATGATATTAGTGGCATTTAATTTTTGTTGGTAAAATAAAATAACCAAATATCCACCAATAAGAATTGCGCCAATACTAAACAAAAGGCTATATAGTGTAAAATTGGATCTTCTGGATTTTAACTCAAATAATCTTTGGTTTTTGGCCAGATCAATTCGCTCTTCACGCAACTCTTTTTGTTCATATTTTGCAATATTCTTATTTAGATTTTCATTATGTTTAAGGGTGTTTAATGAATCATTGACTGCAATATAATGAAGCAGATAATTGGAAGATTCCTCATGTTTGTCTTGGGCTTTAAGACAATCATATAAACTCATATCGAGTTTTTTAATATCTTCCAGATAGCCCATTTCTAAGGTCAGTTCATGACTTTTGCTATATGCAATACAAGCTTGAATGGGGTTGTTTCTGGCTTTATAATAGTCGCCCAGAAACATATAAGATTGAAATTGAAGATCAACAATGGCATTTGTTTTAGCAAATTTTATAACTTTTGATAAATCAAATTTGCTAAGACTATCATTCAATCCAATTTTTATTACTGCATTAAGCATCATGTGTTCATGGACACATAATGGATTGTTTTTGTCAGGGTTTTCTAATTCACATTGACCCAAGAAATAACTTGCCATCTCTTGATTTTGTAATTTATAATAAACCAATGACAAGAAATGGTAGGTTCTAACCAAGTCTACTTTGCGTTCATTTTGGCGAAAATAAACCTGGCAATATTCAAGGTTGGCTAATGCTTTTTGGTACCAACCTAAGATAAAATATATTCTTGCAAGTAAAAATCGATACTGATGCATGTGCAGATAATCCTCAGTATCATTATAATATTCGATTAACTGAAAAATCGGAATAATAGCCTGGGCGTATTGATGCAATTTAATGCATGTATCAATTTGGCTTAATGTAGAATCAATAATGGCGTTAGCTTCTTCTTGCGGGCTATTGATTGAAAAAAAATTGCCCTGACCATGCAATTTTACTACAAAAATGGCAAGACTAAATACCAGACCCTTTATAAAGTTCTTCTTATTCATGGATTATAAAGCCAAAAGTACAACGTACTTTTTGGCAAAACATCAGGGTAAACCTTGATTTTTTAGTCCAATAAGTGATATTCTATGGTTGCCCGGACTAATCCTGCTGTATTTCGAACATTTAATTTGGATATTAAGCTACTGCGGTGGGATTCAACCGTTTTTAGACTGATAAAAAGTCGTTCAGCAATTTCTTGTGTTGTGTGTTCTTTGACTATTAAAGTTAAGACTTCGCGTTCCCTTCTGGATATTTTTGGTAAAAGGATATTGTTTTTTTTCTTTTGGGTGTTTTTCTTGCGAAGACGACCCATTATGGTTTCAGTGACTTCTGCACTGAAATAGGTTTGGCCCGAAGCCACTGTTTCAATAGCTTTAATTAATTCAATTCGATCAGTATTTTTTAAAACATACCCAAGAGCGCCACTTTTTAAAATTTCAGTTACAAAACTTTCTTCGTTGTACATGGATAAAGCGAGAATTTTGACTTGAGGATACTCTTTTTGGATCCGCTGAGCGACTTGAATTCCATTAAGTTCTGGAAGGTTTATGTCGAGTAATAACACATCTACAGCCTTCTTTTTTAAAATATCAAAAACTTTCTTTCCATTAAAACAACGATCTACCACCTTAATATTTGTTTCATTTTTTAGGATGGATTCTATTCCGTCAACGAACATAGTATGATCATCTGCGATAACAACTTTTATCATAAATCAATTAGTATTAAGTAAAATGTAGTGCAGGAATCTTCGGAGAAGTCATAGGATGATGGTGCAAGATTAAGCAATTTATTTATATAAAAAAAACAAATACGTATTTTTATATGGATTGCCATTTATTCAGCTGCTGAATACAGGCCCTAAAGTCTTTTGGAGGTTCGATTTCAAATTGATGTGATTTGCCAAATAAATTAAACTTGAGTCCAAAAGCATGTAGGGCGGTTCTTTCAATTAATGGTCTGAATTGTTCATCATTTTTTGCCAATTTGGAGTGACGTTTAATGTCAGCAATACTGAATTGATTTCTGATGCCATATATTGGGTCACAAATAATGGGACAACCTATGTGCATCAAATGAATTCTAATTTGATGGGTTCTACCAGTTAATGGACTCAGTTCCAACAAGCTAAATTGTTTCCATCTGGTTATAACTTTGAAATCCGTTGTCGATTGTTTTCCTTTATTGTGAATTACCATTTTGCCAGGGTGGGAGATGGAATGAGCTATAGCTAATTCAATTCGACCTGAATCTTCTAAAGGTTGAGATTCGGTTAATGCCAAATAAGTTTTTTGTATTTGGTGTTGTTCGAAAGCATCATTAAGGATTTTATGTGAGTCTGCCTCCTTTGCAAAAATCATTAGTCCACTGGTATCTTTATCAATGCGATGTACGGTATAAAGCGATTCATAGTGTTTTGATAATAAGTCATATGCATTTTCTTTTAAAGCATCAAAACGATCTGGAATGCTTAATAAACCAGCATTTTTATTGATCACTATAAAGTGATCATCTTCGTATATTACAGGTATTGCCATTAATAAATTTAGTCAATGTAATGTTTTGGAATGTCTGATGATTTCTGATTTCCAAATAAGTAATAGTGAATAAATAAAGATCCCTTTAATCTTCCTGATAATTTAACTTCATTTACAGTAGACCTGATTATCTTACTATTGTAATGATCTTTTTTATGAAGAAGATATAAAGTAGACAGAATAGAAATGATATAAGCCTCTAAGACTTTAAGAAATAACATAATATTCCCTGATAATAAATACTTCAAACTGATCAAAAAGTCAATGACAAACCTAACAGGAAGTAATATAATTAATATTGGCCATGAACTATTTTTAAAAATAGTAGCCAAATTGTTTCTAAAATTGAGAAATAATTTTCTTGGGTTATTATAATCCAAGGTGCCACCACCAAGATGGTAAACTTTAGAATTGGGTTCGTACCATATTTTTCCACCTGCCCTTTGAATTCGCCAACATAAATCAATTTCTTCCTGATGTGCAAAATAGTCACCATCAAAACCGCCAATGGACTTGAACATATTGGCATTGATGATAAATGCCGCACCGCTTGCCCAAAAAATTGGCGTAGCTTTTTGATATTGCCCTAAATCCTTTTCAACTTTATTTAACATTCTACCGTAAGAAAAAGTATAGCCTAATGCATCCATAAGACCACCTGCTGCACCGGCATATTCGAATGATTGAGGATCATTCAATGCTAATATTTTCGGTTGGACAGCCATGTTAAAAGGATCAGATTGAATTCGTTGAATGAGTGGACTTAACCAATCATCAGAAACTTGAATATCTGAATTGATTAAAACGAAATAATCTGCTGTGATTTGGGCCAAGCCTTTATTATATCCTTCAGCATATCCGTAGTTTTTATGTAGAATAATCCTTTTAATTTCAGGATATTTTTGTTTTAAAAGTAGGATGCTATCATCAGTAGATGCATTATCAATCACATAAATTGTGGCATAGTTGGGTGTATGGGTAATAATGGATTGGAGATAATTATTCAAAAAATGAGCCCCATTATAATTTAAAATGACAACAGCAACTGAAGGATTTTTTTTAAAATTGGCTTCTGTTAAATGGAATAAGGTTAAGCTTTTTTTTATTTGTTTTTCATCTTCTTTAATTTGCCAAATCATTTCATCTATAGAATCAAATTTTTGATCTTTTCTAATGAATTCGATAACTTCAATTTTTAATTGAAGAGAATAAACATTTTCTCTAAAATCTAAAAGATGTATTTCAATGGTTTGTTTTAAATGGTCTCCAATAGTTGGTCGGTTTCCAATGTAAAGCATGCCGTCATACCTGCGGTCCTCAACAGTTGCAATTGCTGAATATATTCCAGGATTGGGTATTATTTTGTCAGGATCATTTAAAATGAGATTGGCGGTTGGAAATCCAATTTTTGTGCCTAATTGTTGTCCGGTGCCTACTTTTCCATTAAACCAAAAAGGATGACCCAATAAATTTAAAGCTTCCTTGTAATCATTATTTGAAATGGATTGTCTAACCAATGTTGAGCTTATTTTAATGTCGTCGATCTCTTTTTTAGGAATTTCGATTAAATTAAATAAACCATTTTTGTGATATTGTTTCAACAAATCAATATTACCAGTTCCATTGATGCCAAATGTATGATCATATCCAATGATGAAACTATGAGGTTTAAATTTCTTGATTAAAATATTTTCAATATATTCTTCAGGTAATAATTGGGAAAAATCATAGGTAAATGGAATGATTACTAAATAATCTAATTCTGTTTCTTTTAATATTTCGATTTTTTCGTCAAGGGTAGTTAGTAATTTGATTCTAGTATCACTGGTATCTAGAATTTGCCTTGGATGTGGGTCGAAAGTAATCAAAATGGATGGACCATTTACCTTTTTCGCTTCATGGCATAGTCTTAATATAAGATCCTGATGTCCTAAGTGCATGCCATCAAAAGCCCCAACGGTTATGACGCTATGATCGAAATCAGGTAAAGTATCAACATTTAGTCTAAGTACTCTCATAAAATAATTGGACAAAATTAATAATTTTTCGTTCCTTCCACTCTTTATGAGCCGATGAGATTACATTTGTGCATTAATTAACAAGTTGATGGATAATATAGTAGAACAAATTATAGAAATTTTGTCAAAGGTCATTGAGCCCAATACCGGTAAAGATTTAATTCATCTCCGAATGATTCGGGATATCCATGTGGAGGGTAAAAACATCCATTTAAAAGTATATCTCCCAGCCAATAATTACGACAAAAAAGATATTTTATTTCAAGATATTCAAGATAGTCTTACTAAAAATTTTGCAGATCATGAGATCCATGCTCATTTTGTTAATCAAACAGCCTATAGTGAAGCCCCTAATGCATTACTGCCACAAATAAAAAATTTTGTAGCCGTAGCTTCAGGGAAAGGTGGCGTGGGAAAATCTACGGTCGCTGTTAACTTGGCCATAGCTTTAAGCAGATTAGGTTATAAAACGGGGATCCTTGATGCTGATCTGTACGGACCATCTTTGCCCACGATGTTTGGAATTAAAAAGGATAAACCTCAGGTTCAACTCATTGATGGAAAACATCAATTAATCCCTATATTAGTTCAGGGTTTGCCGGTATTATCATTGGGTAATATTATTGAAGCGGATCAGGCAGTAGTGTTGAGAGGTCCCAGGTTAGCTGCAATTATCAAGCAGTTTTTTCAAGATGCCCAGTGGCCGGAATTGGATTATCTGATCATAGATTTACCGCCTGGCACAGGGGATGTTCAATTGACTTTAGTTCAAACAGTTCCTTTAACTGGGGTCGTAATGGTAACCACGCCACAGGAAGTAGCTATCATTGATGCGATAAAAGCGGCTAATATGTTTTCAATGGAGCAAATTAAAGTGCCCATCTTGGGAGTTATTGAGAATATGTCATGGTTTCAACCACTGGACCAACCAGATAAGAAGTATTTTATTTTTGGACAAAATGGGGGGCAGCGATTGGCTCATATTACACATTCTTCACTCATAGGTCAAGTTCCATTGATAGAAAAAATGAGACAACGATCGGATGAAGGCCTTGCTTTTGAGTTGGATGAACATGACATTTATCCTGCATTGTTTGAATCCATGGCCATTGCCCTTCACAAGAAAGTGGAATTGCGTAACCTGACGTTGGCGCCTACAAAAAAAGTAGAACAAGCATAATCATATCATTCATGTTAGTAAAAGATAGTGCCTATTTATGTGAGCAGATTCGACAAAAGAAATCTTTTCTATGTGTTGGATTGGATCCTGATTTGGAAAAATTGCCAAATCATTATTTAAATGGTAAGCAACCTTTTCTCGAGTTTTGTAAAGACATCATTGAAGTTACCCATCATTTGGCTGTGGCTTACAAAATTAATATTGCATTTTTTGAAGCTTTAGGGCCAAGCGGTTGGGAACAATTGGAACAATTGGTTAATATAATTCCAAATGAATGCTTATTAATCGCAGATGCTAAGCGTGCAGATATTGGAAATACATCAAAAAAGTATGCAGAATATTATTTTGACCGGTTACAAGTTGATGCAGTTACATTGCAT harbors:
- a CDS encoding Mrp/NBP35 family ATP-binding protein, with protein sequence MDNIVEQIIEILSKVIEPNTGKDLIHLRMIRDIHVEGKNIHLKVYLPANNYDKKDILFQDIQDSLTKNFADHEIHAHFVNQTAYSEAPNALLPQIKNFVAVASGKGGVGKSTVAVNLAIALSRLGYKTGILDADLYGPSLPTMFGIKKDKPQVQLIDGKHQLIPILVQGLPVLSLGNIIEADQAVVLRGPRLAAIIKQFFQDAQWPELDYLIIDLPPGTGDVQLTLVQTVPLTGVVMVTTPQEVAIIDAIKAANMFSMEQIKVPILGVIENMSWFQPLDQPDKKYFIFGQNGGQRLAHITHSSLIGQVPLIEKMRQRSDEGLAFELDEHDIYPALFESMAIALHKKVELRNLTLAPTKKVEQA
- a CDS encoding response regulator transcription factor translates to MIKVVIADDHTMFVDGIESILKNETNIKVVDRCFNGKKVFDILKKKAVDVLLLDINLPELNGIQVAQRIQKEYPQVKILALSMYNEESFVTEILKSGALGYVLKNTDRIELIKAIETVASGQTYFSAEVTETIMGRLRKKNTQKKKNNILLPKISRREREVLTLIVKEHTTQEIAERLFISLKTVESHRSSLISKLNVRNTAGLVRATIEYHLLD
- a CDS encoding sensor histidine kinase; the encoded protein is MNKKNFIKGLVFSLAIFVVKLHGQGNFFSINSPQEEANAIIDSTLSQIDTCIKLHQYAQAIIPIFQLIEYYNDTEDYLHMHQYRFLLARIYFILGWYQKALANLEYCQVYFRQNERKVDLVRTYHFLSLVYYKLQNQEMASYFLGQCELENPDKNNPLCVHEHMMLNAVIKIGLNDSLSKFDLSKVIKFAKTNAIVDLQFQSYMFLGDYYKARNNPIQACIAYSKSHELTLEMGYLEDIKKLDMSLYDCLKAQDKHEESSNYLLHYIAVNDSLNTLKHNENLNKNIAKYEQKELREERIDLAKNQRLFELKSRRSNFTLYSLLFSIGAILIGGYLVILFYQQKLNATNIIHKQNEQINQQKIKELESTLHLQTMESMITGQEDERERIAKDLHDSLGGLLSTIKLRFDKLESDAKYNGENNEFNKVHELIDIACSEVRNIAHDLKPGALEELGLIEAVSDLLNRNNREKGPEIIFQHYGFDFGKNIDSSAALQIYRIIQELINNSIKHANAQEILVQLSLSDDILEIIVEDDGHGYNELNIKKGMGLENIKSRVKYLKGDISVSSDADKGTSTLIHIPIG
- a CDS encoding bifunctional riboflavin kinase/FAD synthetase; amino-acid sequence: MRVLRLNVDTLPDFDHSVITVGAFDGMHLGHQDLILRLCHEAKKVNGPSILITFDPHPRQILDTSDTRIKLLTTLDEKIEILKETELDYLVIIPFTYDFSQLLPEEYIENILIKKFKPHSFIIGYDHTFGINGTGNIDLLKQYHKNGLFNLIEIPKKEIDDIKISSTLVRQSISNNDYKEALNLLGHPFWFNGKVGTGQQLGTKIGFPTANLILNDPDKIIPNPGIYSAIATVEDRRYDGMLYIGNRPTIGDHLKQTIEIHLLDFRENVYSLQLKIEVIEFIRKDQKFDSIDEMIWQIKEDEKQIKKSLTLFHLTEANFKKNPSVAVVILNYNGAHFLNNYLQSIITHTPNYATIYVIDNASTDDSILLLKQKYPEIKRIILHKNYGYAEGYNKGLAQITADYFVLINSDIQVSDDWLSPLIQRIQSDPFNMAVQPKILALNDPQSFEYAGAAGGLMDALGYTFSYGRMLNKVEKDLGQYQKATPIFWASGAAFIINANMFKSIGGFDGDYFAHQEEIDLCWRIQRAGGKIWYEPNSKVYHLGGGTLDYNNPRKLFLNFRNNLATIFKNSSWPILIILLPVRFVIDFLISLKYLLSGNIMLFLKVLEAYIISILSTLYLLHKKDHYNSKIIRSTVNEVKLSGRLKGSLFIHYYLFGNQKSSDIPKHYID
- the mutS gene encoding DNA mismatch repair protein MutS gives rise to the protein MEQYNSLKAKHPDAILLYRVGDFYETFGSDAITTSEVLGIVLTKRNNGGSTIELAGFPFHALDAYLPKLVKAGYRVAICEQLEKPSKGKKIVKRGITDVITPGVTLDNKLLDQKRNNFLGAVFVGDMNHIGVSFVDISTGEFYLAEGQQEYINKLLQNFQPSEILYSRSKKLIFDQLFSEQYYAYALEDWIFTSEYTTKKLLHHFQVSNLKGFGIENQIFGQIAAGAILHYLESTENHNPKHLSQISRLINEDFVWMDRFTIRNLELVEPLHLEGKSLIQVLDETFTAMGSRLLRKWILMPLLDIKKIQQRLDAVSTINSNQDLSDLIKEKLKSFGDLERLVSKIPLRRINPRELIHIQNTLSRINPIKTTLYHQTDPLLKGLADRLDLCSDLYAKIESQLLPEAPNAINKGGIFKDGWNSELDELRYVLKNSKDLLLDIQKQEVINTGITNLKIGYNSVFGYFLEVTNKYKNQGLIPDHWVRKQTMSTGERYVTDELKKLESKILGAEERILTIEEELFNQLVNDLQEYMLPLQQNAHVIASLDCLLSFSITATKYNYNKPEIHDGFSIEIIEGRHPVIERQLPEGEFYIPNDLYLDQDTQQILMITGPNMSGKSAILRQTAVICLMTQIGSFVPVSKASIGLIDRLYTRVGASDNISSGESTFMVEMNETASILNNLSERSLILLDEIGRGTSTYDGISIAWSIAEYIHQHQNKRAKTLFATHYHELNELSTLYPRIKNFHVATQEINKKVIFLRKLIPGGSEHSFGIHVAKMAGMPEEIIRRAEMILIELEAQRSQSSSEANIKSNLTTFEIKSTTSQSEQEHWILDQLKHIDIQTMSPVECLMKLLEWKAKL
- a CDS encoding RluA family pseudouridine synthase, translated to MAIPVIYEDDHFIVINKNAGLLSIPDRFDALKENAYDLLSKHYESLYTVHRIDKDTSGLMIFAKEADSHKILNDAFEQHQIQKTYLALTESQPLEDSGRIELAIAHSISHPGKMVIHNKGKQSTTDFKVITRWKQFSLLELSPLTGRTHQIRIHLMHIGCPIICDPIYGIRNQFSIADIKRHSKLAKNDEQFRPLIERTALHAFGLKFNLFGKSHQFEIEPPKDFRACIQQLNKWQSI